Proteins from a single region of Ziziphus jujuba cultivar Dongzao chromosome 1, ASM3175591v1:
- the LOC107433828 gene encoding beta-amyrin 28-monooxygenase-like: MSISMDLIFQSLSLLLFILFATSTYFLFNHKNYSNSKNLPPGSAGWPIIGETIEFLYETPENFINHRTKKYSSQVFMTNIFRRPTAIFSGPAGSKFISSNDQKLLKVWYPPSQRSLFQMNRPNPTPTPTPSPSQPSPATQPQPKTLTSASGFLRPEARYVAKFDSFTKSFLRSYLEAKQEVVEVYPFAKTFTLTLACNYFMGLEDSERAENLVGKFDDLAMGIHSMDLNFPGTIFHRASKAAAELRKELGIFIEEKRVKMSSNNGVVKEDLLSQLIAGNQSGRKFTPPEKIVETMLGLLTASYSSAATVITFMVKHIGERPDIYQKILSEQSEIWSTREGSDEEIGWEHIYRMKYTWAVACETMRLVAPLQGAFREAITDFTFAGFTIPKGCKIYWAVNMTNKNPEYFPDPKRFDPSRFEGEHGGSHPPYSFIPFGGGPRMCTGRDYARLVILTFIHNLVNKFKCQVLYPSEKILSSLMMPTPAQGLPVRLHPLP, translated from the exons ATGTCTATCTCCATGGACTTGATCTTCCAATCTCTGTCTCTGCTGCTTTTCATCCTTTTCGCCACATCAACATATTTCTTGTTCAATCACAAAAATTACAGCAACAGCAAAAACCTCCCACCAGGCAGTGCCGGATGGCCAATAATTGGAGAAACCATTGAATTCCTCTACGAAACCCCCGAGAACTTCATCAATCACAGAACCAAAAAATACTCTTCACAAGTTTTCATGACAAACATTTTCCGACGACCAACCGCCATCTTTTCCGGTCCCGCCGGCAGCAAATTCATCTCCTCCAACGACCAAAAACTCCTCAAAGTCTGGTACCCTCCTTCGCAACGAAGCCTTTTCCAGATGAACCGACCAAACCCGACACCGACACCGACACCGTCACCGTCACAGCCTTCTCCGGCTACTCAACCTCAACCTAAAACATTGACAAGCGCTTCTGGTTTTCTTAGACCAGAAGCGAGGTACGTGGCGAAGTTTGACTCGTTCACGAAGAGCTTTCTGAGAAGCTATTTGGAAGCAAAACAAGAAGTAGTGGAGGTTTATCCTTTTGCCAAAACGTTCACGCTGACTTTGGCCTGCAATTACTTCATGGGTCTGGAAGATTCCGAGCGAGCAGAGAACCTGGTGGGAAAGTTCGACGACTTGGCTATGGGTATTCATTCCATGGATTTGAACTTTCCGGGTACCATATTCCACCGAGCAAGCAAAGCGGCAGCTGAGCTCCGGAAGGAACTTGGAATTTTTATAGAGGAAAAAAGAGTGAAGATGTCGTCTAATAATGGGGTTGTGAAGGAAGACTTGCTTTCCCAGTTGATTGCTGGAAACCAGAGTGGCAGGAAATTTACACCCCCGGAGAAAATTGTGGAAACGATGTTGGGTTTGCTGACGGCTAGTTATAGTTCTGCTGCCACTGTAATCACTTTCATGGTTAAGCATATTGGTGAAAGGCCCGACATCTACCAAAAGATACTCTCTG AGCAATCTGAGATATGGTCAACGAGGGAAGGAAGTGATGAAGAAATAGGTTGGGAGCATATATACAGAATGAAGTATACGTGGGCTGTTGCATGCGAAACTATGAGACTAGTAGCACCTTTACAGGGAGCTTTTAGGGAGGCCATCACTGATTTCACCTTTGCTGGTTTCACCATTCCCAAAGGCTGCAAG ATTTATTGGGCGGTAAATATGACAAACAAGAATCCAGAATATTTTCCTGATCCAAAAAGATTTGATCCTTCAAGGTTTGAAGGAGAACATGGAGGATCACATCCACCTTACTCTTTCATTCCATTCGGTGGAGGACCAAGAATGTGCACTGGTAGAGACTATGCTCGCCTAGTAATCCTCACTTTCATCCACAACTTAGTCAATAAGTTCAAGTGCCAGGTTTTATACCCCAGTGAGAAAATTTTAAGTAGCTTGATGATGCCAACCCCAGCACAAGGACTTCCAGTTAGACTCCACCCACTTCCATAA